One genomic segment of Desulfocapsa sulfexigens DSM 10523 includes these proteins:
- a CDS encoding ion transporter, which produces MQTIKIQEKFDKLRSNKLFEFLVIGVIIFSALVIGAKTYNISRGLLQVVHLLDWFITFFFLTEITIRFLGEKNKIDFFKQGWNIFDTLIVTVSLIPIQDSELAVIGRLIRIFRVLRMVSIIPEMRLLLNSLFVALPQLGYIVGLMFIIFYIYAAIGSTFFAAINPELWGDISISLLTLFRVMTFEDWTDVMYETMKVHPLSWLYYLSFIFFTAFAFLNMVIGVVVNVLNEESDKINRKEQQDAQQISMEDLDKKIEELKVLILQRSTSSTKKES; this is translated from the coding sequence ATGCAAACAATTAAAATACAGGAAAAATTTGACAAACTTCGCAGCAATAAACTATTTGAGTTTCTTGTCATCGGGGTAATTATTTTTTCAGCACTGGTTATTGGAGCAAAAACCTATAATATTTCTCGCGGTCTTCTTCAGGTGGTTCACCTGTTAGACTGGTTCATTACCTTCTTTTTTTTAACGGAAATCACCATTCGCTTTCTGGGGGAAAAGAATAAGATAGATTTTTTTAAACAGGGCTGGAATATTTTTGACACCCTGATAGTTACTGTCAGCCTTATTCCAATACAGGACAGTGAGCTTGCAGTTATCGGACGTTTGATTCGGATCTTTCGTGTCCTTCGAATGGTTTCCATTATTCCCGAAATGAGACTGCTATTGAATTCGCTATTTGTAGCTTTGCCTCAACTTGGTTATATCGTCGGCTTAATGTTTATCATTTTCTACATCTATGCTGCCATTGGAAGCACTTTCTTTGCCGCTATTAATCCGGAACTGTGGGGTGACATATCTATTTCACTGTTAACTCTGTTCCGGGTCATGACCTTTGAAGACTGGACCGATGTCATGTATGAAACCATGAAAGTGCACCCCCTATCCTGGCTCTATTATCTCAGTTTTATCTTTTTCACTGCTTTTGCTTTTTTGAATATGGTCATCGGGGTCGTGGTCAATGTTCTTAACGAAGAAAGTGATAAAATAAACAGAAAGGAACAACAGGACGCACAACAGATCAGCATGGAAGATCTCGACAAAAAAATCGAAGAACTCAAGGTATTAATTTTGCAAAGATCGACTTCTTCAACGAAGAAAGAAAGCTGA
- a CDS encoding VanZ family protein yields MAERKKNCLAPDIHPDFQQGSLGHAEKEEGTGTPIPTKEFRKQQMMVIGNRSQVYKAMMFAWLLSFLSIPLFSFYGRPLQLYTMTRFSSEELTFRLGLFFGAMVLILFVSLLKTRHNPYAYQLVWVMPLAIFFYFSLPFVEKIHIALFGLFGFLTQKLFEQKMAAVFCISISFLDELFQHFLVDRVGDWRDVWLNLFSASLGMFIAFILSEAGCKNSKENSTEC; encoded by the coding sequence ATGGCAGAACGGAAGAAAAATTGCCTGGCTCCGGACATTCATCCTGATTTCCAGCAAGGCAGTTTGGGACATGCTGAAAAAGAAGAAGGAACTGGTACCCCCATACCGACAAAGGAGTTCCGTAAACAGCAGATGATGGTGATCGGCAATCGATCACAGGTATATAAAGCAATGATGTTTGCCTGGTTGCTGTCATTTCTCTCTATTCCGCTATTTTCGTTTTACGGACGTCCTTTGCAGCTCTATACAATGACGCGGTTTTCCTCAGAAGAACTGACTTTCCGGCTTGGTCTGTTTTTTGGTGCTATGGTGCTCATTTTATTTGTGTCTCTGCTGAAAACCCGACATAATCCTTACGCTTATCAACTTGTCTGGGTAATGCCGCTGGCTATATTCTTCTACTTCAGTCTCCCCTTTGTCGAAAAGATACATATAGCTCTCTTTGGCTTGTTCGGCTTTCTAACCCAAAAACTTTTTGAACAGAAAATGGCTGCTGTTTTCTGTATTTCCATCTCTTTTCTGGATGAGTTATTTCAGCATTTCCTTGTTGACAGGGTAGGTGACTGGCGTGATGTGTGGTTGAATCTTTTTTCAGCTTCCCTTGGAATGTTCATTGCCTTTATTCTTTCCGAAGCCGGCTGCAAAAATTCTAAAGAAAATTCTACAGAATGCTAA
- a CDS encoding sensor histidine kinase has product MKNNKSNLAQKWAILAVLTVGITLLHYNTEQSLYYFHVFYGELYCIPIVLAGFWFGLRGALLVSTTITVFYLPFIYWHWQGLSPNALDSILSLCLYNGLALLTGALKDRETATREMVLQTDNLIVMGKSLAAAAHDMRSPLMLIGGFARRILKNMDDHDPARPKLTLIIQETEKMERMAEDMLDFSKPLALTKVRGNIDTTVRNGLAKVQEAARKKRVSVEYHPSPEPVDIKFDSVRFEQALINLIQNAVEASPEGDTVTIALSVSSLGSPFLDVADNGSGIPLAKRQKVFDPFFTTKKEGTGLGLPIVKKIIDAHGWSLQILDNNGGGTICRIMLKEGNGHDCIHQ; this is encoded by the coding sequence ATGAAAAACAATAAGAGCAACCTGGCGCAAAAATGGGCAATCCTTGCTGTTCTGACAGTAGGTATCACATTGCTGCATTACAATACGGAGCAGAGCCTCTATTATTTTCATGTGTTCTACGGCGAGCTGTACTGTATTCCGATTGTTCTGGCTGGGTTTTGGTTTGGTTTACGTGGGGCCCTTCTGGTTTCGACCACAATCACAGTATTTTACCTGCCATTTATTTACTGGCACTGGCAGGGCCTTTCCCCGAATGCTCTGGATAGCATTTTGTCTCTCTGTCTTTATAACGGCTTGGCTCTACTCACTGGTGCTCTCAAAGACAGAGAGACAGCTACAAGAGAAATGGTGTTACAGACCGACAACCTTATTGTCATGGGAAAATCCCTTGCTGCAGCTGCCCATGACATGCGATCCCCTCTGATGCTTATTGGCGGTTTTGCCAGGCGTATTTTGAAAAATATGGACGATCACGATCCGGCTCGCCCAAAACTGACCCTTATCATACAGGAAACTGAAAAGATGGAACGAATGGCCGAGGATATGCTAGACTTCTCCAAACCTTTGGCCTTGACAAAGGTGCGGGGAAATATAGATACAACTGTCAGGAATGGACTGGCTAAAGTACAGGAGGCTGCTCGAAAGAAAAGAGTATCTGTTGAATACCACCCCAGCCCTGAACCGGTAGATATTAAATTCGACAGCGTACGTTTTGAGCAGGCGCTTATCAACCTGATACAGAATGCAGTTGAAGCCTCTCCAGAAGGAGACACAGTTACAATAGCATTATCAGTTTCATCACTCGGAAGCCCGTTTCTCGATGTGGCGGATAACGGCAGCGGCATCCCACTTGCAAAAAGACAAAAGGTATTTGATCCCTTCTTTACCACAAAAAAGGAAGGTACCGGCCTTGGACTACCAATTGTGAAAAAGATCATCGACGCCCACGGCTGGTCTCTGCAAATTCTGGATAATAATGGTGGTGGGACTATTTGCAGAATAATGCTGAAGGAGGGCAACGGTCATGACTGCATTCATCAATGA
- a CDS encoding ComEC/Rec2 family competence protein produces the protein MLKQSIFILLVICLSFPAAEAYSGDLKIVVLDVGMGQSILLTDHGHGLLIDTGLAEYPPQVLARMDYYGVQTLDYLVLSHLHSDHAAGYFEIRKAWSDAPVLGSCYVPERLLPEEEAFLKKIQPVLSVDPLYGCLAAGDTISWQGYELQVLWPIVAHETNLNLNSLVLLLKNSRGGSLLVMGDVDKSVEKSLIPVLQSILPLSGVNLYVASHHASAAGTDPEFLNVVRPQVSIISVGRNNRFGYPAENSVRFLEQYSKTVVRTDRNGEICYTLGMTAVPCK, from the coding sequence ATGCTAAAACAATCTATTTTCATCCTTTTGGTGATTTGTTTATCTTTTCCCGCTGCAGAAGCTTACAGTGGAGACTTAAAGATAGTTGTTCTTGATGTGGGAATGGGCCAGAGTATATTGCTAACAGATCATGGTCACGGCCTTCTTATTGATACAGGTCTTGCTGAGTATCCCCCTCAGGTGTTGGCGAGGATGGATTATTATGGCGTACAGACACTGGATTATCTTGTCCTCAGCCACCTTCATTCCGATCATGCTGCAGGGTACTTTGAAATCAGGAAAGCCTGGTCCGATGCTCCCGTTTTAGGGAGCTGTTATGTGCCCGAAAGACTCCTTCCCGAAGAAGAGGCATTTTTGAAAAAAATTCAGCCGGTTCTTTCCGTGGATCCTCTTTATGGTTGCCTTGCTGCAGGAGACACTATTTCCTGGCAGGGCTATGAACTGCAGGTTTTATGGCCCATTGTCGCACACGAAACGAATCTCAACCTTAATTCTCTTGTCCTGTTGTTAAAAAACTCACGGGGAGGGAGCCTGCTCGTCATGGGGGATGTGGATAAATCTGTGGAAAAAAGTCTAATTCCGGTGCTACAATCCATCCTGCCTCTTTCCGGAGTTAATTTGTATGTTGCATCGCATCATGCTTCAGCAGCCGGTACCGATCCTGAATTTTTAAATGTTGTACGACCACAGGTTTCCATTATTTCCGTTGGAAGAAACAATCGCTTCGGGTATCCAGCTGAAAACAGCGTACGCTTCCTTGAGCAGTACAGCAAAACCGTAGTCCGAACGGACAGAAATGGCGAAATCTGTTATACGCTGGGGATGACAGCAGTACCCTGTAAGTAG
- the carA gene encoding glutamine-hydrolyzing carbamoyl-phosphate synthase small subunit yields the protein MKEVQSKSWDWAAKREKKAFLALEDGSIYHGYSIGFTRDTMGEVVSNTGMTGYQEILSDPSYSGQLITLTYPEIGNTGVNPADMESRGIFARGLIVHDYNIHSNWRAKEPLSSWLTRSKVPAIGGIDTRALTIRLRDKGTLKGYLAVSGSVEEEEAVRLSRKWIGLDNQDYASRVTCNKVLQCNIEESILPSWGITGSLSPANLKVVAYDFGIKRNILRSLRLSGMAVTLVPAKTRASDVLALKPDGVFLSNGPADPTAVTYAIDATRELIGKVPLMGICLGHQILGLALGGRTSRLKFGHHGCNHPVKDLLTGRVEITSQNHNFSLDRDSLDSSRIDISHINLNDQTVEGISHRSEPLFSVQYHPEACPGPHDPFYLFDRFRLLIGGTKV from the coding sequence ATGAAAGAAGTACAATCAAAATCCTGGGATTGGGCAGCAAAAAGGGAAAAAAAAGCATTTCTTGCGCTTGAAGACGGCTCAATATATCATGGCTACTCAATTGGGTTTACTCGTGACACCATGGGAGAAGTTGTCTCTAATACCGGCATGACGGGGTATCAGGAGATACTCTCTGATCCCTCTTACAGTGGCCAGTTGATCACTCTGACCTACCCTGAAATCGGCAACACAGGAGTAAACCCGGCTGATATGGAGTCAAGAGGTATATTTGCCCGTGGTCTGATTGTTCATGATTACAACATTCACAGCAACTGGCGGGCCAAGGAACCGCTCAGCTCATGGCTTACCCGCAGCAAAGTGCCAGCCATTGGCGGCATAGACACCAGAGCCTTAACCATCAGGTTGCGAGACAAGGGCACTCTTAAAGGCTATCTGGCCGTATCTGGAAGCGTTGAGGAAGAAGAGGCGGTCAGGCTATCCCGAAAATGGATAGGCCTTGACAATCAGGATTATGCGTCAAGGGTTACCTGTAATAAGGTTCTACAATGTAACATTGAGGAATCCATTCTCCCCTCCTGGGGAATTACCGGAAGTCTTTCCCCTGCCAATCTGAAAGTCGTTGCCTATGATTTTGGCATCAAGAGAAATATTCTGCGAAGCCTGCGGCTTTCCGGTATGGCCGTCACTCTTGTTCCCGCTAAAACTCGAGCCAGTGATGTCCTGGCCTTGAAACCGGACGGTGTCTTTCTCTCAAATGGCCCTGCAGACCCTACGGCTGTGACCTATGCCATTGATGCAACCCGTGAACTTATAGGGAAAGTTCCGCTCATGGGGATCTGCCTTGGCCACCAGATTCTTGGCCTGGCGCTAGGAGGCAGAACCAGTCGCCTGAAATTTGGTCATCACGGCTGTAATCATCCGGTTAAAGATCTGCTTACCGGCAGGGTTGAAATCACCTCGCAAAATCACAATTTTTCACTTGATCGTGATTCCCTTGATTCCAGCAGAATCGATATTAGCCACATCAACCTTAACGACCAAACCGTGGAAGGAATCAGCCATCGTAGCGAACCATTATTTTCAGTGCAATACCACCCGGAAGCCTGTCCTGGGCCCCATGATCCCTTTTATCTGTTTGACAGGTTTCGTTTATTAATCGGCGGGACAAAGGTATAA
- the ccsB gene encoding c-type cytochrome biogenesis protein CcsB, whose protein sequence is MDSSVLLGVTTFAYLLAAFIYVGIFIFRKEQYGAVASTVTVLALLVNTGGIGLRWIESHQMGFGYAPLSNMYESLVFFSWSIAVFYLGLEYKYKNRFLGAFAIPFAAVAMLLAEMKNPEIRPLVPALQSNWLIAHVVTCFIGYAAFAVSSGLGVVYLLKDRKKAKAQEGKFLSLLPSLRTLDTIMHKTLVIGFIWLTAGIVTGAIWANSAWGTYWSWDPKETWSLITWFIYATALHARFTRGWGGNRIAWFAMVGFVSVMFTYYGVNYLLAGLHSYG, encoded by the coding sequence ATGGATAGCTCAGTGCTTCTCGGTGTCACAACATTTGCATACTTACTGGCTGCATTCATTTATGTCGGCATCTTTATTTTTCGCAAGGAACAATATGGTGCTGTGGCCAGCACGGTAACAGTTCTTGCTCTTCTGGTCAACACCGGGGGAATTGGTCTGAGGTGGATTGAATCACATCAGATGGGTTTTGGCTATGCGCCGCTGTCAAACATGTACGAATCATTGGTTTTCTTCTCCTGGTCCATAGCCGTTTTTTATCTGGGGCTGGAATACAAATACAAAAATCGTTTTCTTGGCGCCTTCGCCATACCTTTTGCGGCAGTGGCGATGCTCCTGGCTGAAATGAAGAATCCCGAAATCAGGCCTCTTGTGCCAGCCCTGCAAAGTAACTGGCTCATTGCCCATGTGGTCACCTGTTTTATTGGTTACGCCGCTTTTGCAGTTTCCAGTGGCCTCGGAGTGGTTTATCTGCTGAAAGACAGAAAAAAAGCAAAGGCTCAGGAAGGAAAATTTTTGTCACTGTTGCCTTCCCTGAGAACTCTTGACACCATCATGCACAAGACCTTGGTGATAGGATTTATCTGGCTGACAGCTGGGATAGTAACCGGTGCCATATGGGCAAATTCTGCCTGGGGAACCTATTGGAGTTGGGACCCCAAGGAGACCTGGTCACTGATTACCTGGTTTATTTATGCAACAGCCTTACATGCAAGATTCACAAGAGGGTGGGGTGGGAATAGAATTGCCTGGTTTGCTATGGTCGGCTTTGTCTCGGTGATGTTTACTTATTACGGGGTGAATTACCTCCTGGCGGGCCTGCACAGTTACGGATAA
- the carB gene encoding carbamoyl-phosphate synthase large subunit, which translates to MPKRDDLQKIMLIGSGPIIIGQACEFDYSGVQACKALKEEGYEVILINSNPATIMTDPEFAQRTYIEPLQADVLEAIIIRERPDALLPTLGGQTALNLALDLADRGVLEQYGVELLGANAHSIRKAEDRQLFKEAMANIGLDLPRSGTAHTFEEAVLIREQLGVYPLVIRPGFTLGGTGGGIAYNNQDFEETVNRGLFYSPTSEVLIEESIQGWKEFELEVMRDGKDNCVIVCSIENFDPMGIHTGDSITVAPIQTLTDREYQLMRDASLAVMREIGVETGGSNVQFALNPKDGRMVIIEMNPRVSRSSALASKATGFPIAKIAAKLAIGYTLDELQNDITRETPTCFEPTLDYVVTKIPRFTFEKFPTADDTLGTQMKSVGEAMSIGKTFKQSLQKALRSIETGRAGFGADGRDGSLETLSDDELESRLRTAKPDRIFLIRVAFRRCWSVEKVHHLCTVDPWFLGHLAELAAYEDEIRSAESLKGLRQDLPLFRQAKEFGYSDCQIAWLLNTTEEKVRQARMECNLLPVYSQVDTCAAEFAAHTPYFYSTYGDVNESIPTERKKIMIIGGGPNRIGQGIEFDYCCVHGSYALQGAGIETIMVNSNPETVSTDYDTSDRLYFEPLTLEDILHIYGNEKCDGAIVQFGGQTPLNLARDLEKNGVTVIGTSPADIEAAEDRKFFSRLVKNLGILQPENGMASTIEEARTIAAEIGYPVLIRPSFVLGGRAMMIVYDEEMLTTYMDEAVDASEDRPVLIDRYLEDAVEVDVDCISDGHTTVVAAVMEHIEHAGAHSGDSACMIPAVSLSASTAESIRSHAHSLAKGLRVCGLMNIQFAIHNEDVYVLEVNPRASRTVPFVSKAIGVHLAKLGALVMAGYSLESLGFTEEIIPAHCSVKEAVFPFNRFPGIDVQLGPEMKSTGEVMGIDPFMNLAFYKSQLAAGNHIPTSGNIFLSIRNRDKAAMLPLADRLFRIGFTIFATSGTSSILADHSIPSLSVAKIADGSPNVLDLIEEKKVDWLINIPTGSTTTRIDGIKMRSLAVMRGLPITTTLSGMQAATNGLSTLKEKPITVCSLQEFHSNAPLINLPGGTAP; encoded by the coding sequence ATGCCTAAACGCGACGACTTACAAAAAATAATGCTCATTGGTTCCGGGCCGATTATTATCGGTCAGGCATGTGAGTTTGATTACTCTGGAGTGCAGGCATGTAAAGCGCTGAAGGAAGAGGGGTATGAAGTAATACTGATCAATTCCAACCCGGCCACCATCATGACAGACCCGGAATTCGCACAACGCACCTATATTGAACCGCTTCAGGCCGATGTCCTTGAGGCAATTATCATAAGAGAACGGCCAGATGCCCTGCTGCCAACCCTGGGGGGTCAAACAGCTCTGAACCTTGCACTCGATCTTGCCGACCGTGGTGTTCTTGAGCAGTATGGTGTTGAACTGCTGGGGGCAAATGCCCATTCCATCCGCAAGGCAGAGGACAGGCAACTGTTTAAGGAAGCCATGGCCAATATTGGTCTCGACCTGCCACGTAGCGGAACAGCGCACACCTTTGAAGAGGCGGTGCTGATCAGGGAGCAACTGGGCGTTTACCCCCTGGTGATTCGGCCTGGTTTCACCCTTGGCGGCACCGGTGGAGGTATTGCCTACAATAATCAGGATTTTGAAGAAACTGTCAACAGGGGACTGTTTTACAGCCCTACTTCCGAGGTACTCATTGAAGAGTCCATTCAGGGCTGGAAGGAGTTTGAGTTGGAGGTGATGCGGGACGGGAAAGATAACTGCGTGATTGTCTGTTCCATTGAAAACTTCGACCCCATGGGTATTCACACGGGGGACTCCATCACGGTGGCTCCAATCCAGACCCTCACTGACCGCGAATACCAGCTCATGAGGGATGCCTCCCTTGCCGTCATGCGTGAAATTGGTGTGGAGACGGGTGGTTCCAACGTCCAGTTTGCCTTAAACCCCAAGGACGGCAGGATGGTCATCATTGAAATGAACCCGAGAGTCTCCCGTTCAAGCGCACTGGCCTCCAAGGCTACTGGTTTTCCCATAGCCAAGATTGCCGCTAAACTAGCCATTGGCTATACACTGGATGAACTGCAGAATGATATCACCCGTGAAACTCCGACCTGCTTTGAACCCACCCTGGATTATGTGGTAACCAAAATCCCGCGCTTCACCTTTGAAAAATTTCCGACCGCCGATGATACTTTGGGCACTCAGATGAAATCTGTCGGGGAAGCCATGAGCATTGGCAAGACATTTAAGCAATCCCTGCAAAAAGCCCTGCGTTCAATTGAGACCGGTCGGGCCGGTTTTGGTGCTGATGGCAGGGACGGATCCCTTGAAACTTTAAGTGATGATGAACTTGAAAGCCGGCTGCGCACCGCAAAGCCGGATCGGATCTTTCTGATACGAGTCGCTTTTAGAAGATGTTGGAGCGTGGAAAAAGTACACCATCTTTGCACCGTTGACCCCTGGTTTCTTGGTCATCTAGCTGAGCTTGCCGCCTACGAGGATGAGATCAGAAGTGCTGAATCACTGAAAGGTCTCAGGCAGGATCTGCCTCTCTTTAGACAGGCTAAGGAATTTGGCTACTCAGATTGTCAAATTGCCTGGTTGCTGAATACCACAGAGGAGAAGGTACGACAGGCCAGAATGGAGTGCAACCTTCTACCGGTATACTCTCAGGTTGACACCTGTGCAGCAGAGTTTGCAGCACATACCCCTTATTTTTATTCAACCTATGGTGATGTCAACGAAAGCATACCAACAGAGCGAAAGAAGATCATGATCATTGGCGGCGGGCCAAACCGTATCGGCCAGGGTATCGAATTTGATTATTGCTGTGTTCATGGCTCATACGCACTGCAGGGTGCAGGGATTGAAACCATTATGGTGAATTCAAACCCTGAAACCGTCAGCACCGACTACGACACCAGTGATCGTCTCTATTTTGAGCCTTTGACTCTGGAAGATATCCTTCATATCTATGGGAACGAAAAATGTGACGGTGCCATAGTTCAATTTGGCGGCCAAACCCCGCTGAATCTCGCCCGTGATCTTGAAAAAAATGGAGTAACCGTCATCGGTACCAGCCCCGCTGATATTGAAGCTGCTGAAGACCGTAAGTTTTTCAGCCGACTGGTGAAAAACCTTGGCATCCTCCAGCCTGAAAATGGTATGGCCTCGACCATTGAGGAAGCCAGGACCATAGCGGCAGAGATCGGATATCCGGTGTTGATCCGTCCTTCATTTGTACTGGGCGGACGGGCTATGATGATTGTTTATGATGAAGAGATGCTCACAACATACATGGACGAGGCAGTTGATGCTTCGGAAGATCGACCTGTGCTGATTGATCGCTATCTTGAGGATGCGGTGGAGGTTGATGTGGACTGTATCTCGGATGGTCACACAACGGTTGTGGCCGCGGTCATGGAGCATATTGAACATGCCGGAGCTCATTCTGGTGATTCTGCCTGTATGATTCCTGCCGTCAGTCTTTCAGCTTCAACAGCTGAAAGCATCAGAAGCCATGCCCATTCACTGGCAAAGGGGTTACGGGTATGTGGATTGATGAATATTCAATTCGCCATCCATAACGAGGATGTGTATGTCCTTGAAGTCAATCCGCGCGCCTCACGTACCGTGCCCTTTGTCAGCAAGGCCATTGGCGTCCATCTGGCCAAACTTGGCGCTCTGGTTATGGCCGGATACAGCCTGGAGTCGCTTGGATTTACTGAAGAGATTATCCCGGCTCACTGCAGTGTCAAAGAGGCGGTATTTCCCTTTAATCGGTTTCCCGGGATTGATGTGCAGCTTGGCCCGGAAATGAAATCCACCGGTGAGGTCATGGGCATTGATCCTTTCATGAACCTTGCCTTTTATAAAAGTCAGCTGGCTGCCGGTAATCATATTCCCACCAGCGGCAACATTTTCTTGAGTATCCGTAACCGGGATAAGGCTGCCATGCTCCCTCTTGCCGACAGACTGTTTAGAATTGGCTTCACCATCTTTGCTACCAGCGGCACCAGCAGTATTCTCGCAGATCACTCCATCCCCAGCCTCTCTGTTGCGAAAATCGCAGACGGCAGCCCCAATGTTCTTGATCTTATTGAGGAGAAGAAAGTGGACTGGCTGATCAATATCCCCACCGGCAGCACAACAACACGGATTGACGGAATAAAAATGCGCAGTCTGGCCGTAATGCGAGGACTGCCCATCACCACAACCTTAAGCGGTATGCAGGCAGCAACAAATGGACTGTCAACGCTGAAAGAAAAGCCTATTACTGTCTGCAGCCTACAGGAATTTCACAGTAATGCACCGCTGATCAACCTGCCAGGAGGCACAGCACCATGA
- a CDS encoding DUF2294 domain-containing protein: MNKTKGQIVAEISEAIIKFEKEYMGRGPLETKTYILGDMVLVRLKGVLTQAEHQLVSTGEETKGRDLIKQVRIALLEKGRPLLEAVIVSITGCKVKSLHTDISTVTGERIILFTLEKDPTFEQTS, translated from the coding sequence ATGAACAAAACCAAAGGACAAATTGTTGCTGAGATCAGCGAAGCCATTATCAAGTTCGAAAAAGAGTACATGGGACGCGGCCCACTGGAGACGAAGACCTACATTCTTGGTGATATGGTGCTGGTGCGTCTAAAAGGCGTTCTCACCCAGGCCGAACACCAACTTGTCAGCACAGGTGAAGAGACCAAGGGACGGGATCTTATCAAACAGGTACGTATTGCATTGCTGGAAAAAGGACGACCGTTGCTTGAAGCAGTCATAGTATCTATTACCGGGTGCAAGGTAAAAAGTCTGCACACCGATATCAGCACCGTAACCGGTGAGAGAATAATACTCTTTACTTTGGAAAAGGATCCCACTTTTGAACAAACCTCCTAA
- a CDS encoding GGDEF domain-containing protein, whose amino-acid sequence MTAFINELITGKYFSTVGDTTSANHLNRNRRIVQFFLFGVAIDLLLIMAEMAAGISPLEDIFRNPMLYGYVFMVTVAAFSFFGAMIGSREDHLEKLALRDPLTGLFNSRYLWTRMDEQWATGKREKSDSSLILFDLDFFKRVNDRYGHPVGDELLKHVGKILQHAARRSDVAARIGGEEFVFFLPNTSSTAAAAIAERIRDTISRTTLITDKNHQVTITISAGVASIDDYNANIPRTLYAKADKALYLAKQQGRNRVVISKESKKEISKKITTMV is encoded by the coding sequence ATGACTGCATTCATCAATGAACTGATCACGGGGAAATATTTTTCCACAGTGGGTGATACGACCTCTGCAAACCATTTGAACCGTAATAGACGCATTGTGCAGTTTTTCCTGTTTGGTGTGGCTATAGATCTTCTACTCATCATGGCTGAAATGGCTGCTGGGATCTCTCCCTTGGAAGATATCTTCAGAAACCCTATGCTATATGGTTATGTTTTTATGGTCACTGTGGCGGCATTTTCATTTTTCGGTGCAATGATAGGTTCCCGGGAGGATCATCTGGAGAAACTCGCTCTGCGAGATCCACTTACCGGACTTTTTAATTCCCGCTATCTATGGACTCGTATGGATGAGCAGTGGGCTACCGGTAAACGGGAAAAGAGTGATAGTTCTCTGATCCTATTTGATCTCGACTTTTTCAAAAGAGTGAATGACAGATACGGACATCCGGTGGGTGACGAACTGCTCAAACATGTCGGAAAGATCCTGCAACATGCTGCCCGCAGGAGCGATGTGGCTGCCCGAATCGGTGGTGAAGAGTTCGTTTTTTTCTTGCCCAACACCTCTTCGACCGCTGCTGCAGCCATTGCGGAACGGATCCGTGATACAATCAGCCGAACAACACTGATAACGGATAAAAATCATCAGGTTACAATTACTATTTCAGCAGGTGTTGCTAGTATAGACGACTATAATGCTAATATTCCAAGGACGCTTTACGCGAAAGCTGACAAAGCCCTATACCTTGCAAAACAACAGGGAAGAAATCGAGTTGTTATCAGCAAGGAATCGAAAAAAGAGATATCTAAAAAAATAACGACCATGGTATAG